From a single Loigolactobacillus coryniformis subsp. coryniformis KCTC 3167 = DSM 20001 genomic region:
- a CDS encoding ketopantoate reductase family protein, protein MHYGIIGAGAMGYRFGVLLQENAGVKVDFIDAWQPNVEKVREQGGVYAARNHENRHLVPIDIFYPEEYKGQPDAWIIFVKQMQLADVLKRCAPLFNDQQIAFSAMNGMGHIDKIRQYFADDKIIGGTAMIATVLNGPGDVDFIGEAGAGEMHMANYTEEINPQIKAVEADFKAANLNPIVTDNFMGTLMAKVVFNAVVNTLCTMFELTMGQFIEYPGAKEMATQLMNESYDACERAGIQMISTRQEEIDSVDYVSRIGNPLHYPSMYQDFSKGRPTEVDYINGYIAKLGREHDYVCRTHEFITHEVHLAEMMRKYKK, encoded by the coding sequence ATGCATTATGGAATTATTGGTGCCGGTGCAATGGGCTATCGATTTGGGGTATTATTACAAGAAAACGCAGGGGTCAAAGTTGATTTTATCGATGCTTGGCAACCAAACGTGGAAAAAGTACGTGAACAAGGTGGTGTCTATGCCGCCCGCAACCACGAGAATCGTCATTTAGTCCCAATTGATATTTTTTATCCAGAGGAATACAAAGGCCAGCCTGACGCCTGGATCATCTTCGTTAAACAGATGCAATTAGCTGACGTGTTAAAACGTTGTGCCCCTCTCTTCAATGACCAACAGATCGCCTTTTCAGCAATGAACGGTATGGGCCATATTGATAAAATTCGCCAGTACTTCGCTGATGACAAAATAATCGGTGGCACAGCTATGATCGCCACTGTTTTAAACGGCCCTGGTGATGTTGACTTTATTGGTGAAGCTGGTGCTGGTGAAATGCATATGGCTAACTATACCGAAGAGATCAATCCGCAGATCAAGGCCGTTGAAGCGGACTTTAAAGCCGCTAACTTAAATCCGATCGTCACTGACAACTTTATGGGTACTCTAATGGCCAAAGTCGTTTTCAATGCCGTTGTTAATACATTATGCACGATGTTCGAACTGACCATGGGCCAATTCATCGAATACCCTGGCGCCAAAGAAATGGCCACTCAGTTGATGAATGAATCCTATGACGCCTGTGAACGTGCCGGCATTCAAATGATTTCCACCCGCCAAGAAGAGATCGATTCCGTGGATTACGTTAGTCGCATAGGCAATCCATTGCATTACCCATCGATGTACCAGGATTTCTCTAAAGGGCGGCCCACTGAAGTTGATTACATCAACGGTTACATCGCTAAATTAGGTCGTGAACATGATTATGTTTGCCGCACCCACGAATTCATTACTCATGAAGTTCATTTAGCCGAAATGATGCGTAAATACAAAAAATAA
- a CDS encoding IS30 family transposase, translating to MQEQNTTVRKKGQHLTSFERGRIATLHSQGYSNRAIARALNVCHQTINNELCRGEIDQVKKVNSQRQYYAVYSPETAQAKYEANRAHCHRPLKLVGVADFIDYFTTHLRQDGWSPDAAVGRAQLEGLYQPEEMVSTKTLYHYIDAQLLEVRNLDLLEKTRHRAKHHHSIKHKRLAGRSIDERPKSIDQRQEFGHFELDTVVGKRNGQESVILTLIERQSRCQILRLIDGRDADSVNYELAKICQEYGSIMKSVTADNGAEFSEVGAVLTGVADLYYAHPYRSSERGTNEAHNRMIRRDVPKGLSMDILGPHDIQAVESKLNNLPRRQTGYQTPKELFSAASAG from the coding sequence ATGCAAGAACAGAATACCACAGTCAGAAAAAAAGGTCAGCACCTAACTTCGTTTGAACGAGGCAGAATTGCTACGCTGCACAGCCAAGGCTATTCCAATCGTGCAATTGCCAGAGCGCTTAATGTTTGTCATCAAACAATCAATAATGAATTGTGCCGCGGCGAGATCGACCAAGTAAAAAAAGTGAATAGTCAACGCCAATATTACGCTGTATACTCACCAGAAACAGCACAAGCTAAGTACGAAGCTAATCGAGCCCACTGTCATCGACCTTTGAAACTCGTCGGTGTCGCTGATTTTATCGACTATTTTACGACTCATTTGCGTCAAGATGGTTGGTCGCCTGATGCAGCAGTAGGACGGGCCCAACTTGAAGGCTTATATCAACCTGAGGAGATGGTCTCGACCAAGACGCTATACCACTATATTGATGCCCAGTTACTTGAAGTCCGTAATCTTGATCTACTCGAAAAAACGCGCCACCGTGCTAAACATCATCACTCGATCAAGCACAAGCGTCTGGCCGGACGGAGTATTGATGAACGGCCTAAAAGTATCGACCAGCGCCAAGAGTTCGGCCATTTCGAATTGGACACCGTGGTGGGCAAGCGCAACGGTCAAGAGAGTGTGATCTTAACGCTGATCGAGCGTCAATCCCGCTGCCAAATTCTACGTTTGATCGATGGTCGTGATGCCGATTCAGTCAACTATGAGCTGGCCAAGATCTGTCAAGAATACGGATCAATCATGAAGTCAGTTACTGCCGATAATGGCGCTGAGTTCTCGGAAGTTGGCGCTGTACTTACCGGTGTCGCTGACCTTTATTATGCCCATCCATATCGTTCCTCTGAGCGTGGGACTAACGAAGCGCATAATCGAATGATCCGCCGCGATGTACCCAAGGGTCTATCCATGGATATTTTGGGTCCTCATGATATCCAAGCAGTTGAGTCAAAGCTAAACAATTTACCGCGCCGGCAAACTGGCTATCAAACACCCAAAGAGCTTTTCTCCGCTGCTTCCGCCGGTTAA
- the proS gene encoding proline--tRNA ligase: MTARDDDFAKWYTDTVLKAGMADYSPVRGAMIILPYGYQIWENIKQEFDGMLKETGHEDMAMPLLIPESLLAKESELIKGFAPEVAWVTQGGTEKLQERLAIRPTSEVLFSDYYARAVHSYRDLPLKYNQWVSVMRWEKTTRPFLRTSEFYWQEGHTVHATAQESHEETIAILNMYEKVINQFLAIPTLKGQKTESEKFAGAYQTFTLESMMADGRALQSATSHDFNDKFAKAFNIKYLDNKGQQQYAYQTSWGLSTRIIGGLIMVHGDDRGLKLPPRVAPTQVVIIPIAPNDEVVQAATEIMTDLQADTRVKMDQSDKKPGWKFNEYEMRGVPLRLEIGPRDLKQQQVVLVRRDTGEKIVTPIANVHTKVNELLEAIQANLYQMAKDHLEANIFTATDMTEFKKNLGNHRGFVKAMWCGDPKCEAAIHSETKATARCLPFEQEQLSDKCVYCGQPAEKLVTWAQAY; encoded by the coding sequence ATAACGGCACGTGACGACGATTTTGCTAAATGGTATACCGACACTGTTTTAAAAGCGGGTATGGCTGATTATTCACCAGTTCGAGGCGCAATGATTATTTTACCTTATGGCTATCAAATTTGGGAGAATATCAAACAAGAGTTTGACGGTATGTTGAAAGAAACTGGGCATGAAGATATGGCGATGCCGTTATTGATCCCAGAAAGCTTATTAGCTAAGGAAAGTGAATTGATCAAGGGTTTTGCTCCTGAAGTTGCGTGGGTAACTCAAGGTGGTACAGAAAAGCTTCAAGAGCGTTTAGCGATTCGGCCAACTTCGGAAGTTCTTTTTAGTGATTATTATGCTCGAGCAGTACATTCCTATCGAGATCTACCACTTAAATATAATCAATGGGTCAGCGTCATGCGCTGGGAAAAAACGACCCGACCATTTTTAAGGACGTCAGAATTCTACTGGCAAGAAGGCCATACGGTTCATGCGACAGCGCAAGAATCTCATGAAGAGACGATTGCAATACTGAATATGTATGAAAAAGTAATTAATCAGTTTTTAGCTATTCCCACACTTAAAGGTCAAAAGACGGAAAGTGAAAAGTTTGCTGGCGCTTATCAAACTTTCACCCTTGAATCAATGATGGCTGATGGTCGGGCGTTACAATCAGCCACGTCGCATGATTTTAACGATAAGTTTGCTAAAGCTTTTAATATTAAATATTTAGATAATAAAGGTCAGCAGCAGTATGCTTATCAGACATCGTGGGGTTTATCGACACGAATTATTGGTGGTTTAATTATGGTTCATGGCGATGATCGTGGTTTGAAATTACCACCACGTGTAGCACCAACACAAGTTGTTATCATCCCAATTGCGCCAAATGATGAAGTTGTCCAAGCCGCTACTGAAATTATGACTGATCTACAAGCTGATACTCGGGTCAAAATGGATCAAAGTGATAAAAAACCGGGTTGGAAATTTAATGAATATGAAATGCGTGGTGTACCGCTTCGATTAGAAATAGGGCCACGTGATTTAAAGCAACAGCAAGTCGTGCTTGTGCGCCGTGATACGGGTGAGAAGATTGTAACGCCAATTGCTAATGTGCATACCAAGGTCAATGAATTATTAGAAGCAATTCAAGCTAATCTTTATCAAATGGCTAAGGATCACTTAGAGGCTAATATATTTACCGCAACCGATATGACTGAATTTAAAAAGAATTTAGGTAATCATCGTGGTTTCGTTAAAGCAATGTGGTGTGGTGATCCTAAATGCGAAGCTGCTATTCATTCAGAAACCAAAGCGACTGCACGCTGTCTTCCTTTTGAACAGGAACAACTATCTGATAAATGTGTTTATTGTGGTCAGCCAGCTGAAAAATTAGTTACTTGGGCACAGGCTTATTAG
- a CDS encoding FAD-dependent oxidoreductase, with protein MGKKIVIVGGVAGGASVAARVRRLDGAAEITMFEKGPNVSFSNCALPYYLSGTVENADDIVLMTPEKFKQRYNINARTETEVTDVDAERQMVTYIDQRTGEQAQQSYDELFLAPGATPILPKAIKGITSPNVFTVRNVPDIEKLQNYLISNDIQKVTVIGGGFIGLEIAENLIKAGRKVALIEATSHVMQPLDEDMAQILHKELIDNGVNLIVSDAVAEISKDEVTLKSGKKIATEAVIAAIGVQPEVTLAQKIGVRLGETGAIAVNHHYQTNLPHIYAVGDAIEVTNMITRKKQRLDLAFPAQMEARHAADHIYGRTTQQRGVLGSQVIRLFHLNAASTGLTEKQCDEQGINYSAVTVIPKDKVGLMPNAHSLFLKLIFGCPTGEILGAQAIGMSEVDKQINVIATAITLHAHVEDLQDLELCYQPLFSTTKNAVNFAGLVATNILNDEYKQVPVSAVRQLVKDKAFIIDARERDEYTQGHVEVAVNIPLSEFRDRLSEIPNDQPVYVHYLTSLRSYNMVRALVNLGYTNVHNIVGSFLGISEYNYYHDLVDDREPIVDHYKFDLE; from the coding sequence GTGGGAAAGAAAATAGTTATCGTTGGCGGTGTAGCTGGGGGTGCCTCAGTAGCAGCACGAGTACGTCGCTTAGATGGAGCGGCAGAAATCACAATGTTTGAAAAAGGACCCAATGTCTCATTCTCAAATTGTGCGTTACCGTATTATCTTAGCGGAACTGTTGAAAATGCCGATGATATCGTATTAATGACACCAGAAAAATTTAAACAACGGTACAATATTAATGCACGAACAGAAACTGAAGTTACCGATGTGGATGCAGAACGACAAATGGTTACGTACATTGATCAACGTACAGGTGAGCAAGCACAACAAAGTTATGACGAACTTTTTCTTGCTCCAGGTGCGACGCCAATATTGCCAAAAGCAATTAAAGGAATTACAAGTCCAAATGTCTTTACTGTCCGTAATGTTCCTGATATTGAAAAACTACAGAATTATTTGATCAGTAATGATATCCAAAAAGTGACAGTGATCGGTGGCGGCTTTATTGGCTTAGAAATTGCAGAAAATTTAATTAAGGCTGGTCGCAAAGTGGCTTTGATCGAAGCCACATCGCATGTTATGCAACCACTAGATGAAGACATGGCACAGATCCTGCACAAAGAATTGATCGATAATGGTGTTAATTTAATTGTATCTGATGCTGTTGCTGAAATCAGCAAGGATGAAGTTACTTTAAAATCAGGTAAAAAGATTGCAACTGAAGCCGTTATTGCTGCTATTGGTGTACAACCAGAAGTTACCTTGGCCCAAAAAATAGGGGTTCGTTTAGGTGAAACTGGTGCGATTGCAGTTAATCATCATTACCAAACTAATTTGCCACATATCTACGCTGTTGGTGATGCAATTGAAGTCACTAATATGATAACTCGGAAAAAGCAACGACTAGATCTAGCTTTTCCTGCGCAAATGGAAGCGCGGCATGCAGCTGATCATATTTATGGTCGGACAACCCAACAGCGAGGCGTTTTGGGGTCACAAGTGATCCGACTATTCCATTTGAATGCTGCTTCAACTGGCCTAACTGAAAAACAGTGTGATGAGCAAGGTATTAACTATAGTGCGGTTACGGTTATTCCCAAAGATAAAGTTGGCTTAATGCCCAATGCACATTCATTATTCTTAAAATTGATTTTTGGGTGCCCAACAGGAGAAATTCTCGGTGCGCAAGCAATTGGAATGAGTGAAGTTGATAAGCAAATTAACGTTATTGCAACTGCAATAACGTTACATGCCCATGTTGAAGATCTACAAGATTTAGAGCTTTGTTATCAACCGCTTTTTAGTACAACCAAAAATGCGGTGAATTTTGCTGGTTTAGTAGCCACTAATATTTTGAATGATGAATACAAGCAGGTGCCAGTGAGCGCTGTGAGACAGTTAGTTAAGGATAAGGCGTTTATTATTGATGCTCGTGAACGGGACGAATATACGCAAGGTCACGTTGAAGTGGCCGTTAATATTCCACTTAGCGAATTCAGAGATCGCTTGAGTGAAATCCCTAATGACCAGCCAGTTTATGTACACTATCTAACTAGTCTTCGTAGTTACAATATGGTTAGAGCATTGGTTAATTTAGGTTACACAAATGTACACAATATTGTTGGATCCTTCCTTGGTATATCAGAGTATAATTATTACCACGATTTAGTTGATGATCGTGAACCGATCGTGGATCATTATAAATTCGATTTAGAATAA